A window of Reinekea marina contains these coding sequences:
- a CDS encoding energy transducer TonB produces MATQTAKIGAIDRLSFTVFLAIALHALLIFGVSFSSFTQKQSSPTLDVTLSVHKSNEEVSLDEADFLADNDQVGSGTLDDKQLLKSDQEADIEENQIFQTTPTIQHLAYTELSVSHDRIITTSKLSDFAANSSSSDDGSADSANAEQENIILNNITDVATLKALLDDSRQNYAKRPRTKTLTAVSAKRAADAAYIHNWLQKVERIGNQNYPEAARERRLIGSVGLAVEINEDGSLRSVSVTRPSGSSILDQAAKQIVHLSAPFEPLSAEVLEDNNVLVIMRTWHFRVDGQTRFSADG; encoded by the coding sequence GCGATAGCCTTGCACGCATTGCTGATATTCGGTGTCAGTTTTAGCTCATTCACCCAAAAGCAAAGCAGCCCGACGCTCGATGTAACGCTGAGCGTGCATAAGAGCAACGAAGAAGTCAGCCTCGATGAGGCCGACTTCTTAGCCGACAATGACCAAGTGGGCAGTGGCACACTAGACGACAAACAGCTTCTTAAATCTGACCAAGAAGCCGACATAGAAGAAAACCAAATCTTCCAAACAACGCCAACCATTCAACATTTAGCCTATACCGAGTTGAGTGTGAGCCACGACCGAATTATTACCACCAGTAAATTGAGTGATTTTGCGGCTAACAGCAGCTCAAGTGATGATGGTTCTGCCGATTCAGCGAATGCAGAGCAAGAGAATATTATCTTAAACAACATAACCGATGTAGCTACGTTAAAGGCCCTACTAGACGATAGCCGGCAAAATTATGCCAAACGTCCTCGTACCAAAACCTTGACCGCAGTTTCCGCTAAACGCGCTGCAGATGCTGCCTACATTCACAATTGGCTGCAAAAGGTCGAACGCATCGGCAATCAAAATTACCCCGAAGCCGCCCGAGAAAGAAGACTGATAGGCTCGGTGGGCTTAGCGGTAGAAATAAATGAAGATGGTTCTTTAAGAAGCGTATCAGTGACTCGTCCTTCGGGAAGCAGCATTTTGGATCAGGCGGCAAAACAAATTGTCCACCTTTCAGCCCCCTTTGAACCACTTAGCGCCGAAGTGCTCGAAGACAATAATGTTTTAGTCATTATGCGTACTTGGCATTTTAGAGTAGACGGCCAAACTCGGTTTAGCGCCGATGGCTGA
- the ruvX gene encoding Holliday junction resolvase RuvX yields the protein MADTWLGFDWGTGWIGVACGQTQTHTASELKPLRAKNGIPNWDDIDKLVQEWKPKGFVVGIPFNMDGSESEMTVRAHKFRKRLHGRYGLPANGIDERLSTKEAMHHISSQPMALSKARKAKVDSIAAQIILQSWLNEQLYQH from the coding sequence ATGGCTGATACCTGGTTAGGATTTGATTGGGGAACTGGCTGGATTGGCGTTGCTTGCGGGCAAACGCAAACCCACACTGCGTCTGAGCTAAAGCCATTAAGAGCCAAAAACGGCATCCCGAATTGGGATGACATTGATAAACTCGTTCAAGAATGGAAACCCAAAGGCTTTGTCGTGGGCATTCCGTTTAATATGGATGGCTCCGAATCAGAAATGACGGTCAGGGCACACAAATTTCGCAAGCGTTTACATGGCCGCTATGGTCTTCCCGCCAATGGCATAGATGAACGCTTATCCACAAAGGAAGCCATGCACCATATAAGTAGCCAGCCAATGGCGCTGTCTAAAGCTCGTAAAGCCAAGGTCGATAGCATTGCGGCTCAAATTATTTTACAAAGCTGGTTAAATGAGCAACTCTATCAACACTAA